A single region of the Xenopus laevis strain J_2021 chromosome 4L, Xenopus_laevis_v10.1, whole genome shotgun sequence genome encodes:
- the LOC121402978 gene encoding transmembrane protein 272-like encodes MDLSGGVQMFSVLLWTGLGISMIVMGVSYMNECLMQPKISIYLIVAGTSQIAAIILLPLKLVCQQLSEVLDGLLLFFRFCWLITGSIWIFPMYFLMYSVVCNSILYNFSFSIVIFQYIYIALFSVILVLGICFPGIKSLSKVFVI; translated from the exons ATGGATTTAAGTGGAG GAGTCCAGATGTTCAGTGTGCTTCTATGGACCGGATTAGGTATTTCAATGATTGTAATGG GTGTTTCTTACATGAATGAATGTCTCATGCAGCCCAAAATTTCCATCTATTTAATAGTTGCTGGTACGAGCCAAATAGCAGCCATTATACTCTTGCCATTGAAACTTGTATGTCAACAGCTATCTGAAGTATTGGATGGACTTTTGCTATTTTTTAGATTTTGCTGGCTAATTACAG GTAGCATTTGGATATTTCCCATGTACTTCCTGATGTACTCTGTGGTGTGTAATAGCATCttgtataatttttctttttcaatcgTGATctttcaatatatatacatagctCTTTTCTCTGTGATTCTGGTGCTTGGAATCTGCTTCCCAGGAATTAAG AGCCTAAGTAAAGTCTTCGTCATCTGA